A stretch of Oceanispirochaeta sp. DNA encodes these proteins:
- a CDS encoding NmrA family NAD(P)-binding protein: protein MNFKIFVTGATGNVGSEVVKYLLKSGVSVIGGKSLFKNPEAREGVEWRSFDFTDQTTWEPCLEGVDRVFLMRPPHISHIKRDMLPFLNHLKSRNVRQVVFLSVQGAEGNKIIPHHKVEQYLMSLEIPYTILRPSFFMQNLTTTHLLEIRDEKCLFVPSGEGKTNFIDVRDIGEIAARIFVQTGHIGKAYTITGMLSYSHREIAEHLSNELGQPIHFISPGPIHFISYHLKKSRKLGMILVMLVLYTVVRLGRGDVTTPTSQILLGRNPRSLQEFIKDSKDVLIHGKIHSNY, encoded by the coding sequence ATGAACTTTAAAATATTCGTCACAGGTGCGACGGGGAATGTAGGTTCTGAAGTAGTCAAATATCTCCTGAAAAGCGGAGTTTCTGTCATCGGCGGAAAATCCCTTTTTAAAAATCCAGAAGCCCGGGAAGGGGTGGAGTGGCGGTCCTTTGATTTTACTGATCAGACTACCTGGGAACCCTGTCTGGAAGGTGTGGACAGGGTCTTTCTGATGAGACCTCCTCATATCTCCCATATCAAAAGGGATATGCTTCCCTTTTTGAATCATTTGAAGTCCCGGAATGTCAGGCAGGTGGTTTTTCTCTCTGTACAGGGGGCAGAAGGGAATAAAATAATTCCCCATCACAAGGTGGAGCAGTATCTGATGTCCCTTGAGATCCCTTATACGATCCTCCGTCCCAGTTTCTTTATGCAGAATCTGACGACCACTCATCTTCTTGAAATCCGGGATGAAAAGTGTCTTTTTGTGCCTTCCGGGGAGGGGAAAACCAACTTCATCGATGTTCGTGATATCGGGGAAATCGCTGCTCGGATCTTTGTGCAGACCGGACATATCGGTAAAGCATATACAATCACCGGGATGCTCAGCTACTCTCACAGAGAAATCGCAGAGCATCTCTCCAATGAACTGGGTCAGCCTATCCATTTCATCAGTCCCGGTCCTATTCATTTTATCTCTTATCATCTGAAAAAGAGTAGAAAGCTGGGAATGATTCTTGTGATGCTGGTCCTTTATACTGTAGTCCGCCTGGGACGGGGGGATGTAACTACTCCTACCTCACAAATACTTCTGGGAAGGAATCCCCGATCTCTTCAGGAGTTTATCAAGGATTCCAAGGATGTTTTAATCCATGGTAAAATACATTCAAATTACTAG